In the genome of Deltaproteobacteria bacterium, the window GCGATTCGCCAGCGCTAATGATGACGCGCCGGCTGGAAAACATTTTTCAGCACGTAGTTCGCCACCCGCCGTCCCTGGGCGATGCCTTCGGTCTTGTCAAAGGACCAGTGGATGCCGAGATAGATGCGGCTTTGGCCGTTCTCTTCTTCCGCTTCGGACAGTGAATTGAAGGTCCGCGCTTTCAACGGACGGACGTTACCGTCGCTGTCTTTGGTCAGACCGTTGAATTCATCCGAGACAAAAGTAAACGGAATGTTATCGGTGCGGTAAAAGCCGCGCAGCACTTGAAACAGCGCGCCGCCAAAACCGGCATGGCCGGACGGATAGGCGGGAAACGGCGGCGTGAAGTCGGGTCCGCTCAAATTACTCGCCGGTGCGCCGAGCGGTAAAAAATTCACGTCGCCCATCGTCATGGCATTGCCGTCGCCCAGGCCCGTCGGACCGCTGCCGACATCGGATTCGCGAATGCCGGTGATCGGGCGCCAGAATTGATAAAAATATTTCGCATCCCACACGGCGATGCCGGCGTCCGCCATCGCCACGTTGACCAACGCCAACAGGCGCGCCATCTCGATAAAGTTGGAATGCATTTGTTCGGCGATATGCACGGTGATCTGATTGTAGAGCCGCGGCGGCGCGCACAGACTCGGCGTGCCGTCGTAGGCCCAGAATGTGCCAATTTCAGTTTGCTCCGCGGTGCGCTCGGTCGGTGTCGTGATGCCGTCGCCGCCTAAGCGTTTGGCGTCTTCGTAGGCGTTTGCGTAAGCCTCACTGTCGAGAGCCGGCGGCGCCGGCGCGCGGAATTGATCGGCGGAGGACAGAACAAACGGCGTCACTTGGTTCCAGTAAGCGCCGAGCGCCAAGCGAATCTTGCTAATCGGATCTTGGCGCCATTTTCCCGGCAAGTCGCTGGTGATGAAATCGACGTTGACTTCGGGCTCTTCGTGATCCGAACCGTCCGCCGCGCGCATGGTAAGAATCGCCGCGGCCGCGCGATGACCGAGATTGATGCCTTTGGATTTCGCTTTTGAGTTGGGAATTTTCGCGAGATCGGCGGCCAGCTCCGCCGCAAAGCGCGGAACTTGCGATGGATAGAGCACGCTCAAAGTATCGTGTGCCGCCTGGGCCATGGCCGCTTGAATTGAACTCTCGCCAGGCTCGCGCGGCAATCCAGTGTAGCTCTGGTAGCCGCCGACAATCGCATTGACCGCGTCGAAAATTGCGAAATGCACGATCGCCATCGCCCGGCTGGAGCGCGTTGGACCGAGCTGCTCGCCGAACACTCGCGATTCATTGACCGCTACCGGCGTGTGATCCAATCCCGCGGCATTGATCGCAAATTCATTCCAATGACGCAAGCGGCCCATGGGACTGGTGCCAAACTGCTTGCGCTGTGCCGCGGCATTGGCCGCGGGCGCGCGGTAACGCTTGCCCCATGCCTTGCCAAAGCGATCTTCCGCGCTCGCAGCGACTCCTGCAAGGGAAACTAATAGGAGTAGCGATCCAAGAAGGGATCGATAAAGTGGTTGTCTATGCATGATGGCTCCTTCCGGCATAGCTCAAATAGCAATTGCCAAACCATCGGAGCTTGCAGCTATTTTTCCCTTGTCAGGGAAGTTTACTTGAACTTGCCAAGCCGGAAATGTTGGCGGCTACAGCAAATTCGTCCAACTGTGGAGCAGC includes:
- a CDS encoding phosphatase PAP2 family protein — its product is MPEGAIMHRQPLYRSLLGSLLLLVSLAGVAASAEDRFGKAWGKRYRAPAANAAAQRKQFGTSPMGRLRHWNEFAINAAGLDHTPVAVNESRVFGEQLGPTRSSRAMAIVHFAIFDAVNAIVGGYQSYTGLPREPGESSIQAAMAQAAHDTLSVLYPSQVPRFAAELAADLAKIPNSKAKSKGINLGHRAAAAILTMRAADGSDHEEPEVNVDFITSDLPGKWRQDPISKIRLALGAYWNQVTPFVLSSADQFRAPAPPALDSEAYANAYEDAKRLGGDGITTPTERTAEQTEIGTFWAYDGTPSLCAPPRLYNQITVHIAEQMHSNFIEMARLLALVNVAMADAGIAVWDAKYFYQFWRPITGIRESDVGSGPTGLGDGNAMTMGDVNFLPLGAPASNLSGPDFTPPFPAYPSGHAGFGGALFQVLRGFYRTDNIPFTFVSDEFNGLTKDSDGNVRPLKARTFNSLSEAEEENGQSRIYLGIHWSFDKTEGIAQGRRVANYVLKNVFQPARHH